One part of the Paraburkholderia flagellata genome encodes these proteins:
- a CDS encoding FKBP-type peptidyl-prolyl cis-trans isomerase yields the protein MSIIDISEVKPGSHVTLHYRLSLADGTEIVNTFVDRPATLLMGAGQLAPPLEDILQGLKVGHHSTFQLEPGVAFGQRNPDLIQRVSLKTLRENGMIGEEFSPGDLIEFNAPNGGRYAGVLKEVNETSALFDFNHPLAGQAVAFEVQIIGIL from the coding sequence ATGAGCATCATCGACATCTCCGAAGTGAAACCGGGTTCCCACGTGACGCTGCATTACCGGCTTTCGCTCGCCGATGGCACCGAAATCGTCAATACCTTTGTCGACCGTCCCGCCACCCTGCTGATGGGTGCCGGCCAGCTCGCGCCGCCGCTGGAAGATATTTTGCAGGGCCTGAAGGTGGGTCACCACTCGACCTTTCAGCTAGAACCGGGCGTCGCTTTCGGCCAGCGCAACCCCGACCTGATCCAGCGCGTCTCGCTCAAGACCCTGCGCGAGAACGGCATGATCGGCGAGGAGTTCAGCCCTGGCGACCTGATCGAGTTCAATGCGCCCAACGGCGGCCGCTACGCGGGTGTGCTCAAGGAAGTCAACGAGACCTCCGCCCTGTTCGATTTCAACCACCCGCTCGCTGGCCAGGCGGTTGCGTTCGAAGTGCAAATCATCGGAATCCTTTAA
- the rpmB gene encoding 50S ribosomal protein L28 — translation MARVCQVTGKAPMSGNNVSHANNKTKRRFLPNLQNRRFWVESENRWVRLRISNAGLRLIDKNGIDSVLADLRARGEL, via the coding sequence ATGGCACGCGTATGCCAAGTCACTGGGAAAGCGCCGATGAGCGGCAACAACGTTTCCCACGCTAACAACAAGACCAAGCGCCGTTTCCTCCCGAATCTGCAAAACCGCCGATTCTGGGTTGAAAGCGAAAACCGTTGGGTGCGTCTGCGCATCTCGAACGCAGGCCTGCGCCTGATCGACAAGAACGGCATCGATTCCGTGCTCGCAGACCTGCGCGCACGCGGCGAACTGTAA
- the ispH gene encoding 4-hydroxy-3-methylbut-2-enyl diphosphate reductase yields the protein MTNTDTSLTADLADAEILLAQPRGFCAGVDRAIEIVERAIQLHGAPIYVRHEIVHNAYVVEDLRKKGAIFIEQLDEVPSGNTVIFSAHGVSKSVRADAEARGLRVYDATCPLVTKVHVEVAKMRDEGLDIVMIGHKGHPEVEGTMGQVAEGMYLVEDIADVDALKLRDPQRVAFVTQTTLSVDDAAEIISALKARFPAIREPKKQDICYATQNRQDAVKFMAPQCDVVIVVGSPNSSNSNRLREVAEKRGIPAYMVDAPEQIDPQWLAGKRRIGLTAGASAPEALAQEIIRRLHELGARNVRALEGIEENIAFPLPRGLGQPV from the coding sequence ATGACCAACACGGACACGTCCCTCACCGCAGACCTGGCTGACGCGGAAATCCTGCTCGCCCAGCCGCGCGGCTTCTGCGCCGGCGTCGACCGGGCCATCGAGATCGTCGAACGTGCGATCCAGCTTCACGGCGCACCGATCTACGTGCGTCACGAGATCGTCCACAACGCGTATGTCGTCGAAGACCTGCGCAAGAAGGGGGCGATCTTCATCGAGCAGCTCGATGAGGTCCCGTCCGGCAACACGGTGATTTTCAGCGCGCACGGCGTCTCCAAGTCCGTGCGTGCCGACGCCGAGGCGCGCGGCCTGCGCGTCTACGACGCGACCTGCCCGCTTGTCACGAAGGTGCACGTGGAAGTCGCGAAGATGCGCGACGAAGGGCTCGACATCGTCATGATCGGGCACAAGGGCCATCCGGAAGTGGAAGGCACGATGGGGCAGGTGGCCGAGGGCATGTACCTCGTCGAAGACATTGCCGACGTCGACGCGCTCAAGCTGCGCGATCCGCAGCGCGTGGCGTTCGTCACGCAAACCACGCTCTCGGTGGACGATGCCGCGGAGATCATCTCGGCGCTCAAGGCGCGCTTTCCCGCGATTCGCGAGCCGAAGAAGCAGGACATCTGCTACGCCACGCAGAATCGCCAGGACGCCGTCAAGTTCATGGCGCCGCAGTGCGATGTCGTGATCGTGGTGGGTAGCCCGAACAGTTCCAATTCGAACCGGTTGCGCGAAGTGGCTGAGAAGCGCGGCATTCCCGCCTATATGGTGGACGCCCCTGAGCAGATCGACCCGCAGTGGCTCGCCGGCAAGCGCCGGATCGGTCTGACGGCAGGCGCGTCGGCTCCCGAGGCGCTTGCGCAGGAAATCATTCGCCGCCTGCATGAACTCGGTGCGCGCAACGTTCGCGCGCTCGAAGGCATCGAGGAGAACATTGCGTTCCCCTTGCCGCGCGGACTTGGCCAGCCGGTCTGA
- the rpmG gene encoding 50S ribosomal protein L33, whose amino-acid sequence MAKGIRDKIKLESTAGTGHFYTTTKNKRNMPEKMSIKKFDPVVRKHVEYKETKIK is encoded by the coding sequence ATGGCCAAGGGTATCCGCGACAAGATCAAGCTCGAGTCGACCGCAGGCACGGGTCACTTCTACACGACCACGAAGAACAAGCGCAACATGCCGGAAAAAATGTCGATCAAGAAGTTCGACCCGGTTGTTCGCAAGCACGTCGAGTACAAGGAAACCAAGATCAAGTAA
- the nadA gene encoding quinolinate synthase NadA yields MSQAIRKVEYDRPQGAVCGVGQAWARVPDAPSTAERIALKERIRALLKREKAVLVAHYYVDPELQELADETGGCVADSLEMARFGRDHEAQTLVVAGVRFMGETAKILSPNKRILMPDLDATCSLDLGCPIDEFSAFCDEHPDRTVVVYANTSAAVKARADWMVTSSIGLEIVADLHARGEKILWAPDRHLGSYIQKKTGADMLLWQGSCLVHDEFKGIELDLLRAEYPDAKILVHPESPEGVVALADVVGSTTQLIDAAVKLDAQRFIVATDLGILHKMRLAAPGKTFIEAPTAGNSATCKSCAHCPWMAMNGLANLADVLERGHNEIHVDTAIGERARLPIDRMLAFAAEHKRRVQASGDLARDTALFSQVGAA; encoded by the coding sequence ATGAGTCAGGCAATCAGGAAGGTCGAATACGACCGGCCGCAGGGTGCCGTCTGCGGCGTTGGACAGGCTTGGGCGCGCGTGCCCGATGCACCGTCCACAGCGGAGCGCATTGCATTGAAGGAGCGGATTCGCGCGTTGCTCAAGCGTGAGAAGGCGGTGCTTGTCGCGCACTATTACGTGGACCCCGAATTGCAGGAGCTCGCCGACGAAACCGGCGGCTGCGTGGCCGATTCGCTCGAGATGGCGCGTTTTGGCCGCGACCACGAGGCACAGACGCTCGTCGTGGCGGGCGTGCGCTTCATGGGGGAGACGGCGAAGATTCTGAGTCCGAACAAGCGCATTCTCATGCCCGATCTCGACGCGACCTGTTCGCTCGACCTGGGCTGCCCGATCGACGAGTTCTCGGCGTTTTGCGATGAGCATCCGGATCGCACTGTGGTCGTCTATGCGAACACGAGCGCGGCCGTGAAGGCGCGTGCGGACTGGATGGTCACGTCGTCCATCGGCCTCGAGATCGTCGCCGACCTGCATGCCAGGGGCGAAAAAATTCTGTGGGCGCCGGACCGGCACCTGGGCAGCTACATCCAGAAGAAGACCGGCGCGGACATGTTGCTGTGGCAGGGCTCGTGCCTCGTGCACGACGAGTTCAAGGGCATCGAACTCGATCTGCTGCGCGCCGAATACCCGGACGCGAAGATTCTCGTCCACCCCGAATCGCCGGAAGGTGTCGTCGCGCTTGCGGACGTGGTCGGCTCGACCACGCAACTTATCGATGCCGCCGTGAAGCTCGACGCGCAACGCTTCATCGTCGCGACCGACTTGGGCATCCTCCACAAGATGCGCCTCGCGGCGCCGGGCAAGACCTTCATCGAAGCGCCTACGGCCGGCAACAGCGCCACCTGCAAGAGCTGCGCGCATTGCCCGTGGATGGCCATGAACGGCCTCGCGAATCTCGCCGACGTGCTGGAGCGTGGCCACAACGAGATTCACGTCGATACCGCGATCGGTGAGCGTGCGCGTCTGCCGATCGATCGCATGCTGGCGTTCGCGGCAGAACACAAGCGCCGCGTGCAGGCGAGCGGCGACCTCGCGCGCGATACGGCGCTGTTCTCGCAAGTGGGGGCGGCGTAA
- a CDS encoding ABC transporter ATP-binding protein gives MSTSVLKIKGLQVNYGGIQAVKGVDMEVRQGELVTLIGANGAGKTTTMKAITGLKPYAAGDIEYMGQSIKGVPAYELLKRGLAMVPEGRGIFARMSILENMQMGAYLRSDSDGIQKDVDRMFGFFPRLKERATQLAGTLSGGEQQMLAMARAIISKPKLLLLDEPSMGLSPIMVEKIFEVVRTISSEGITVLLVEQNARLALQAANRGYVMDSGLVTMEGEAKQMLDDPKVRAAYLGE, from the coding sequence ATGTCGACATCGGTTCTGAAAATCAAGGGTCTGCAGGTCAATTACGGCGGGATCCAGGCGGTCAAGGGCGTGGACATGGAAGTCCGCCAGGGCGAACTCGTCACGCTGATCGGCGCGAACGGCGCGGGCAAGACCACGACGATGAAGGCCATCACGGGTCTGAAGCCGTACGCGGCGGGCGACATCGAGTACATGGGCCAGTCGATCAAGGGCGTGCCGGCATACGAACTGCTCAAGCGCGGCCTCGCGATGGTGCCGGAAGGTCGCGGCATCTTCGCGCGCATGTCGATTCTCGAAAACATGCAGATGGGTGCGTACCTGCGCAGCGACAGCGACGGCATCCAGAAGGACGTCGATCGTATGTTCGGCTTCTTCCCGCGCCTGAAGGAACGCGCCACGCAGCTCGCAGGCACGCTCTCGGGCGGCGAGCAGCAGATGCTGGCCATGGCGCGCGCGATCATCAGCAAGCCGAAGCTTCTGTTGCTCGATGAACCGTCGATGGGTCTCTCGCCGATCATGGTCGAGAAGATCTTCGAAGTGGTGCGCACGATCTCGTCGGAAGGCATCACGGTGCTGCTCGTGGAGCAGAACGCACGCCTCGCGCTGCAGGCCGCCAATCGCGGTTACGTGATGGACTCGGGCCTCGTGACGATGGAAGGCGAAGCCAAGCAGATGCTCGACGATCCGAAGGTGCGCGCGGCGTACCTGGGTGAATGA
- the nadB gene encoding L-aspartate oxidase: MNFDVAIVGSGLAGLSVALNLADSRRVVIIAKRAMTEGASDRAQGGIAAVLDSADSVENHVDDTLVAGGGLCDEAATRYIVEHGREAIEWLIAQDVPFTKDAAAELGFHLTREGGHSHRRIIHAADATGHAVVQTLLERARSHPNITILEDHQAIDVITSDRLGLPGRRCHGLYALDLKNDRTVTIQAPHTVLATGGAGKVYLYTTNPDTATGDGIAMAWRAGCRVANMEFIQFHPTCLFHPHAKSFLISEAVRGEGGVLRLPDGTRFMPAHDARAELAPRDIVARAIDFEIKKHGIDCVHLDISHQPPAFLEEHFPTILARCREFGIDITKEAIPVVPAAHYTCGGVVTDLAGRTDLAGLYAVGETSYTGLHGANRLASNSLLECLVIGRSAAGAIEEEGFSAGAHAPLPDWDESRVSDSDEEVVVAHNWDELRRLMWNYVGIVRTDKRLERAQHRIALLRDEILEYYANFRVTRDLLELRNLVEVASLIVESARSRRESRGLHYSRDWPNSLPKALPTVLAPERVRNRTVS; encoded by the coding sequence ATGAATTTCGATGTAGCGATCGTCGGCAGCGGCCTCGCAGGACTGAGCGTCGCGCTGAATCTCGCCGACTCGCGTCGCGTCGTCATCATTGCCAAGCGCGCGATGACCGAAGGCGCGAGCGACCGCGCGCAAGGCGGTATTGCCGCCGTGCTCGATTCGGCCGACAGCGTGGAAAACCACGTGGACGATACGCTCGTCGCGGGCGGCGGCCTGTGCGACGAGGCGGCAACGCGCTACATCGTCGAGCATGGCCGCGAGGCTATCGAATGGCTGATCGCCCAGGACGTGCCGTTCACGAAGGACGCCGCAGCCGAACTCGGCTTTCACCTCACGCGCGAAGGCGGCCACAGTCATCGCCGCATCATCCATGCGGCCGACGCCACCGGCCACGCCGTCGTGCAAACGCTACTCGAGCGCGCCCGCTCGCACCCGAACATCACGATCCTCGAAGACCATCAGGCGATCGACGTCATCACATCTGACCGCCTGGGCCTGCCGGGCCGCCGTTGCCACGGCCTGTATGCGCTCGATCTGAAGAACGACCGCACGGTGACGATCCAGGCGCCGCACACGGTGCTCGCCACGGGCGGCGCGGGCAAGGTCTACCTCTACACGACGAATCCCGACACGGCCACCGGCGACGGCATCGCCATGGCGTGGCGCGCGGGCTGCCGCGTGGCGAACATGGAGTTCATCCAGTTCCACCCCACCTGCCTCTTTCACCCGCACGCCAAGTCGTTCCTCATTTCCGAAGCCGTGCGTGGCGAAGGCGGCGTGCTGCGCCTGCCGGACGGCACGCGCTTCATGCCCGCGCACGACGCACGCGCCGAGTTAGCGCCGCGCGATATCGTCGCGCGCGCGATCGACTTCGAGATCAAGAAGCACGGCATCGACTGCGTGCATCTCGACATCAGCCATCAGCCGCCGGCTTTTCTCGAGGAGCACTTCCCGACCATCCTCGCGCGCTGCCGCGAGTTCGGTATCGACATCACGAAGGAGGCGATTCCGGTTGTGCCCGCCGCGCACTATACCTGCGGCGGCGTCGTCACCGATCTGGCCGGGCGCACCGATCTCGCGGGCCTCTACGCCGTGGGCGAGACCTCGTACACAGGCCTGCACGGCGCGAACCGTCTCGCGAGCAATTCGCTGCTCGAGTGCCTCGTGATCGGCCGCTCGGCCGCCGGGGCGATCGAGGAAGAAGGCTTCAGCGCTGGCGCGCATGCGCCTCTGCCGGATTGGGATGAAAGCCGCGTTTCCGATTCTGACGAGGAAGTCGTCGTTGCCCACAACTGGGACGAGTTGCGCCGGCTGATGTGGAACTACGTCGGCATCGTGCGCACCGACAAGCGGCTCGAGCGCGCGCAGCATCGCATCGCCCTGCTGCGTGATGAAATTCTCGAGTACTACGCGAATTTCCGCGTCACGCGCGACCTGCTGGAATTGCGCAACCTCGTCGAAGTCGCTTCGCTGATCGTGGAAAGTGCGCGCTCGCGCCGCGAAAGCCGCGGCCTGCACTACAGCCGTGACTGGCCGAACTCGCTGCCCAAGGCGCTGCCGACCGTGCTCGCGCCGGAACGCGTACGCAATCGCACGGTTTCGTAA
- the radC gene encoding RadC family protein has product MTELACMPDTAPGTIGGALAGRPHGLGCAERGPGDTALPAPAVPAASDRNVTAPAARRRDMPRERLRTAGAAALSDAELLAILLGSGLPGHDVFEVARTLLVQFGSLRAMLDAQREEFEALRGIGPAKASMLQAVTELARRALAEALDDKPLVDSPGAVEDYLRLLIGGRPHEVFVCLFLDARHRLIRSEESSRGSLTRMAVYPREIVRRALTLNAASLIVAHNHPSGAVQPSASDRRLTRVLRETLALVEVQLIDHLVIGTRETFSFARHGWS; this is encoded by the coding sequence ATGACCGAACTTGCCTGCATGCCAGACACGGCGCCCGGCACCATTGGCGGCGCCCTCGCCGGCCGCCCGCACGGTCTGGGTTGTGCGGAGCGCGGCCCAGGCGACACCGCACTTCCCGCGCCGGCTGTGCCCGCGGCGTCGGACCGCAATGTCACGGCGCCCGCGGCACGGCGCCGCGACATGCCCCGAGAGCGACTGCGCACGGCGGGCGCGGCTGCACTATCGGACGCGGAGCTGCTCGCGATCCTGCTCGGCTCCGGCTTGCCGGGCCACGACGTCTTCGAGGTGGCCCGCACGCTCCTGGTCCAATTCGGATCGCTGCGCGCCATGCTCGACGCGCAGCGCGAAGAGTTCGAGGCCCTGCGCGGCATCGGCCCCGCGAAAGCGTCGATGCTGCAAGCGGTGACCGAACTCGCGCGGCGCGCCCTCGCCGAAGCGCTCGACGACAAGCCGCTCGTCGACTCACCAGGCGCGGTCGAGGACTATTTGCGTCTTCTGATCGGCGGGCGGCCGCACGAGGTGTTCGTTTGCCTCTTTCTGGATGCGCGCCATCGGCTGATCCGCTCGGAGGAAAGCTCGCGCGGCTCGCTCACGCGCATGGCGGTGTATCCTCGTGAAATCGTGCGGCGCGCGCTAACGCTCAATGCCGCGAGCCTGATCGTCGCCCATAATCACCCTTCAGGCGCGGTGCAGCCGAGCGCGAGCGACCGGCGCCTCACGCGGGTGTTGCGCGAAACGCTGGCGCTCGTGGAGGTCCAACTCATCGACCACCTGGTCATCGGCACACGGGAGACGTTTTCCTTTGCGCGCCATGGCTGGAGCTGA
- a CDS encoding ABC transporter ATP-binding protein, giving the protein MSNKSIRLSVKGVNKRFGGLQALSDVGLQIEEGTIYGLIGPNGAGKTTFFNVITGLYTPDSGEFKLDGTAYTPTAVYQVAQAGIARTFQNIRLFGGMTALENVMVGRHVRTKHGLLGAVFQTPSERKEEREIKERAIELLEYVGIAQYADYTSRNLSYGHQRRLEIARALATDPKLLALDEPAAGMNATEKVELTRLLDKIRTDGKTILLIEHDVKLVMGLCNRMTVLDYGKVISEGLPQDVQKDPKVIEAYLGAGVH; this is encoded by the coding sequence ATGAGCAACAAATCCATCCGCCTGTCCGTGAAGGGCGTGAACAAGCGCTTCGGCGGCCTGCAGGCGCTGTCCGATGTCGGCCTGCAGATCGAGGAAGGCACGATCTACGGCCTGATCGGTCCGAACGGCGCCGGCAAGACCACGTTCTTCAACGTGATCACCGGTCTCTACACGCCTGACTCGGGCGAATTCAAGCTCGACGGCACGGCCTATACGCCGACCGCCGTTTATCAGGTGGCGCAAGCCGGGATTGCGCGCACGTTCCAGAACATTCGCCTGTTCGGCGGCATGACCGCGCTCGAAAACGTGATGGTCGGCCGCCACGTGCGCACGAAGCACGGTCTGCTGGGCGCCGTGTTCCAGACGCCGTCGGAGCGCAAGGAAGAGCGCGAGATCAAGGAACGCGCGATCGAACTGCTCGAATACGTGGGCATCGCGCAGTACGCGGACTACACGTCGCGCAACCTCTCGTACGGCCACCAGCGCCGTCTGGAAATCGCGCGCGCGCTTGCAACCGATCCGAAGCTGCTCGCGCTCGACGAGCCGGCGGCCGGCATGAACGCGACCGAGAAGGTCGAACTCACGCGCCTGCTCGACAAGATCCGCACCGATGGCAAGACCATCCTGCTGATCGAGCACGACGTGAAACTGGTGATGGGCCTGTGCAACCGGATGACAGTGCTCGACTATGGCAAGGTGATCTCCGAGGGGCTGCCGCAAGACGTGCAGAAGGACCCGAAGGTGATCGAGGCATATCTGGGTGCGGGGGTTCACTGA
- a CDS encoding branched-chain amino acid ABC transporter permease, which yields MDIFIQQILNGLVLGSIYAIIALGYTMVYGILGIINFAHGDVLMVGAMVALSAINVLHNHFPGLGNIPTLCIALAVAAVVCAGVGYTIEKVAYRPLRRAPRLAPLITAIGVSILLQTLAMIIWGRNPLAFPQLISTDPINVIKPTETGVGAVISMTEIVIIVVAFLVMAGLLILVHKTKLGRAMRAIAENPNNASLMGVNPNFVISATFMIGSALAALAGVMIASEYGNAHFYMGFIPGMKAFTAAVLGGIGNLGGAMVGGVVLGLIEQLGAGYIGNLTGGVFGSNYQDVFAFIVLIVVLVFRPSGLLGERVADRA from the coding sequence ATGGATATTTTCATCCAGCAGATCCTGAACGGGCTGGTGCTTGGCAGCATTTACGCCATCATCGCTCTGGGCTACACCATGGTGTACGGGATTCTGGGCATCATCAACTTCGCGCACGGCGACGTGCTCATGGTGGGCGCCATGGTCGCGCTCTCCGCGATCAACGTGCTCCACAATCACTTCCCGGGCCTCGGGAACATTCCCACGCTGTGCATTGCCCTTGCAGTCGCCGCGGTCGTGTGCGCGGGTGTCGGGTACACGATCGAAAAGGTCGCGTACCGGCCGCTGCGCCGGGCGCCGCGCCTCGCACCGCTGATCACCGCGATCGGTGTCTCGATCTTGCTGCAGACGCTCGCCATGATCATCTGGGGCCGCAATCCGCTCGCGTTCCCCCAGCTCATCTCGACCGACCCGATCAACGTCATCAAGCCGACTGAAACCGGCGTGGGCGCCGTGATCTCGATGACGGAAATCGTCATCATCGTCGTCGCGTTCCTCGTGATGGCGGGTCTCCTGATCCTCGTGCACAAGACCAAGCTCGGCCGCGCCATGCGCGCCATCGCCGAGAACCCGAACAACGCCTCGCTGATGGGCGTGAACCCGAACTTCGTGATCTCGGCCACGTTCATGATCGGCTCGGCGCTCGCGGCGCTGGCCGGCGTGATGATCGCCTCGGAATACGGCAACGCGCACTTCTACATGGGTTTCATCCCCGGCATGAAGGCCTTCACGGCCGCGGTGCTGGGCGGTATCGGCAACCTCGGCGGCGCGATGGTCGGCGGCGTGGTGCTCGGTCTGATCGAGCAGCTCGGCGCAGGCTACATCGGCAACCTGACCGGCGGGGTGTTCGGCAGTAACTATCAGGACGTCTTCGCATTCATCGTGCTGATCGTCGTGCTCGTGTTCCGTCCGTCGGGGCTGCTGGGCGAACGTGTCGCGGACCGCGCATAA
- the nadC gene encoding carboxylating nicotinate-nucleotide diphosphorylase, with protein sequence MGALELLAVDAVSPVLDEVRAQYGAAFDAAIVRNVADALEEDVGAGDQTGRLVPADEMRDARIIVREEAVLCGVLWFDGVVKHVDPRIEVRWHYREGDRMAADTTVCSLRGPARSLLTAERNAMNFLQLLSGVASVTRRYVDMIAHTQTRILDTRKTLPGLRLAQKYAVRVGGGVNQRLALYDGILIKENHIAAAGGVDAAMDAALALDAGVPIQIEVETLEQLETALAHGARSVLLDNFSFDMMRDAVKLTAGRAVLEVSGGVNFDTVRTIAETGVDRVSIGALTKDVRATDFSMRIV encoded by the coding sequence ATGGGTGCACTCGAATTGCTCGCAGTCGATGCCGTTTCGCCCGTGCTCGATGAAGTGCGCGCGCAGTACGGCGCAGCGTTCGACGCCGCGATCGTACGGAACGTGGCCGACGCGCTCGAAGAAGACGTAGGCGCAGGCGATCAGACCGGCCGCCTCGTGCCCGCCGACGAAATGCGCGACGCTCGCATCATCGTGCGTGAAGAGGCCGTGCTGTGCGGCGTGCTCTGGTTCGACGGCGTGGTGAAGCACGTCGATCCGCGCATCGAGGTGCGCTGGCACTATCGCGAAGGCGACCGCATGGCCGCCGACACGACCGTGTGCTCGCTGCGTGGTCCGGCGCGCTCGCTGCTCACGGCCGAGCGCAACGCGATGAACTTCCTGCAACTGCTTTCGGGCGTGGCGAGCGTGACGCGCCGCTACGTCGACATGATCGCGCATACGCAAACGCGCATTCTGGATACACGCAAGACGCTGCCCGGCCTGCGCCTCGCGCAGAAGTACGCGGTCCGCGTGGGCGGCGGTGTAAACCAGCGCCTCGCGCTTTACGACGGCATCCTGATCAAGGAAAACCACATCGCGGCGGCGGGCGGCGTGGACGCGGCGATGGACGCTGCACTGGCGCTCGATGCGGGCGTGCCGATCCAGATCGAGGTCGAGACGCTCGAACAGCTTGAAACGGCGCTTGCGCACGGCGCCAGGTCGGTTCTGCTCGACAACTTCTCGTTCGACATGATGCGCGACGCGGTGAAGCTCACGGCGGGGCGTGCGGTGCTCGAAGTCTCGGGCGGCGTGAACTTCGACACGGTGCGCACGATCGCGGAAACCGGAGTGGACCGGGTATCGATTGGCGCACTGACGAAAGACGTGCGCGCGACGGACTTCTCGATGCGCATTGTCTGA
- a CDS encoding ABC transporter permease subunit produces MTSIQPIEPSTTLIPEKNTTRTLAVGIVTAIVVAALPFVVGATGGNYWVRVLDFAMLYVMLALGLNVVVGFAGLLDLGYIAFYAVGAYTAALLTSPHLANQFTWIANMFPGGMHTPYWIVIPCAMALAALFGVLLGAPTLRLRGDYLAIVTLGFGEIVRIFMNNLDRPVNITNGPQGITGVAPLQVFGFNLAQPHEILGFTFTSVYMYYYVFVICALLVIWVCTRLQHSRIGRAWAAIREDEIAAKAMGINTRNVKLLAFAMGASFGGLSGAMFGAFQGFVSPESFTFWESVVVLACVVLGGMGHIPGVILGAVLLAIFPEFLRSTMGPLQHMLFGHEIVDTEVIRQLLYGLAMVVIMLYRSEGLWPAAKHEDKIAKIAKRASKKPVRA; encoded by the coding sequence ATGACTTCAATTCAACCGATCGAGCCGTCGACGACGCTCATCCCCGAAAAGAACACGACCCGTACGCTCGCCGTGGGCATCGTGACCGCCATCGTCGTGGCTGCGCTGCCCTTCGTGGTCGGCGCCACGGGCGGCAACTACTGGGTGCGCGTGCTCGACTTCGCGATGCTGTACGTGATGCTCGCGCTGGGCCTGAACGTGGTGGTGGGCTTCGCCGGCCTGCTGGACCTGGGCTATATCGCGTTCTACGCGGTGGGCGCCTACACGGCCGCGCTGCTGACCTCGCCACACCTCGCGAATCAATTCACGTGGATCGCCAACATGTTCCCGGGCGGCATGCATACGCCGTACTGGATCGTGATCCCGTGTGCGATGGCGCTCGCCGCGCTCTTTGGCGTGCTGCTCGGTGCGCCGACGCTGCGTCTGCGCGGCGATTACCTCGCGATCGTGACGCTGGGCTTCGGGGAAATCGTTCGTATCTTCATGAACAACCTCGACCGTCCGGTGAACATCACCAACGGGCCGCAGGGCATTACCGGTGTCGCGCCTTTGCAGGTCTTCGGCTTCAATCTTGCGCAGCCGCACGAGATCCTCGGCTTCACGTTCACGTCGGTGTACATGTACTACTACGTGTTCGTGATCTGCGCGCTGCTCGTGATCTGGGTGTGTACGCGTCTGCAGCACTCGCGCATTGGCCGTGCATGGGCTGCGATCCGCGAAGACGAAATCGCCGCCAAGGCGATGGGCATCAACACCCGTAACGTCAAGCTGCTCGCGTTCGCGATGGGTGCGTCGTTCGGCGGTCTTTCGGGCGCGATGTTCGGTGCGTTCCAGGGCTTCGTGTCGCCGGAATCGTTCACGTTCTGGGAATCGGTCGTCGTGCTCGCCTGCGTGGTGCTGGGCGGTATGGGCCACATCCCTGGCGTGATTCTCGGCGCCGTGCTGCTCGCCATTTTCCCCGAGTTCCTGCGCTCGACGATGGGCCCGCTCCAGCACATGCTGTTCGGCCACGAAATCGTCGATACGGAAGTCATTCGCCAGCTGCTCTACGGTCTCGCCATGGTCGTCATCATGCTGTATCGCTCGGAAGGCCTGTGGCCCGCGGCGAAGCATGAAGACAAGATTGCCAAGATCGCCAAGCGCGCCAGCAAGAAGCCGGTTCGCGCATAA